Proteins encoded by one window of bacterium:
- a CDS encoding ParB/RepB/Spo0J family partition protein: MNPRQDRVLGRGLSALISGADRAGGSIGAGLGDREARLIPLAAIGLNPDQPRKLFNDNTLQELSDSVRQVGVLQPVLVRRLKAGEAAPLHLATRLDPEAGPGAAAARLEYCLVAGERRLRAASMAGIAEIPAIVCSYEETEALKVALLENIQREDLNPVEEAAAFQQLLDGYGATQEELAVMLGKSRSGVANTLRLLALDQEILDMVRDDQLSRGHAKVLLGVVDPAARLRLARLCRTRGLSVRECEARVRALLTSDAGGKAPRARAKRGAGGESREIRALRERAEAALGSPVQIERGADAKGELSIRFFSDDDLLRILAVLGVDTDLS, from the coding sequence ATGAACCCCAGGCAGGACCGTGTGCTCGGCCGGGGCCTGTCGGCCCTGATCTCGGGGGCCGACCGCGCCGGCGGCAGCATCGGGGCGGGGCTGGGCGATCGGGAGGCGCGCCTGATCCCGCTCGCCGCGATCGGGCTGAACCCCGACCAGCCGCGTAAGTTATTTAACGACAATACTTTACAAGAATTGTCCGATTCGGTGCGGCAGGTCGGCGTCCTGCAGCCCGTCCTGGTGAGGCGCCTGAAGGCCGGCGAGGCGGCCCCGCTGCACCTCGCGACCCGCCTGGATCCGGAAGCCGGTCCGGGGGCCGCCGCCGCCAGGCTGGAGTACTGCTTGGTCGCCGGCGAACGCCGCCTGCGCGCGGCGAGCATGGCCGGCATCGCGGAGATCCCGGCCATCGTCTGTTCTTACGAAGAGACCGAGGCCCTCAAAGTCGCCCTGCTCGAGAACATCCAGCGCGAGGACCTCAACCCCGTCGAAGAAGCTGCGGCCTTCCAGCAACTGCTCGACGGCTACGGCGCGACCCAGGAGGAGCTCGCCGTCATGCTGGGCAAGAGCCGCAGCGGGGTGGCCAACACGCTGCGCCTGCTCGCGCTCGACCAGGAGATCCTGGACATGGTGCGCGACGACCAGCTCAGCCGCGGCCACGCGAAGGTGCTGCTGGGCGTCGTGGATCCCGCCGCGCGGCTGCGGCTGGCGCGGCTCTGCCGCACCCGCGGCCTCTCGGTGCGCGAGTGCGAGGCCCGCGTGCGCGCGCTGCTGACCTCCGACGCCGGCGGCAAGGCGCCGCGCGCCCGCGCCAAGCGCGGCGCCGGCGGCGAGAGCCGCGAGATCCGCGCGCTGCGCGAGCGGGCGGAGGCCGCCCTCGGTTCGCCCGTGCAGATCGAGCGCGGCGCCGACGCGAAGGGGGAGCTGTCCATCCGCTTCTTCTCGGACGACGATCTGCTGCGGATCCTCGCGGTCCTCGGCGTGGACACGGACCTGTCGTGA